The following are encoded together in the Tripterygium wilfordii isolate XIE 37 chromosome 18, ASM1340144v1, whole genome shotgun sequence genome:
- the LOC119983568 gene encoding probable rRNA-processing protein EBP2 homolog isoform X2, giving the protein MRMPSKNSTLLDEDVMEDDEMEGEAYESETESEKEEEEEGDVKLMEPKKDSVYDRDGLGDKLQDIRWPENVGWIHKLSIDINQEQEVDVNDDLHREAAFYRQALEGTRQAFEKLQSTKLPFLRPPDYYAEMVKSDAHMEKVRGRFLAEKRSREEADERRKAREAKKLAKEVQAQKLKERAKQKKEEIESVKKWRKQRQQSGFAGGDKGSEMDFAFEDGKAFERSSKKRPGAAPGDRSGGKARQGGKGKKGLETKQKNREFKNSKFGHGGRKGLRKQNTAETTDHFKAFNKGGGPGNKKRKR; this is encoded by the coding sequence GAAGCGTATGAATCTGAGACTGAATCtgagaaagaggaagaagaagaaggagatgtgAAGTTAATGGAACCTAAGAAGGACTCTGTATACGACAGGGATGGTCTCGGCGATAAACTTCAAGATATTAGGTGGCCAGAAAATGTGGGATGGATACACAAGCTTTCGATTGATATTAATCAAGAGCAGGAGGTTGATGTCAATGATGACTTGCACCGAGAGGCTGCTTTCTATAGACAGGCTTTGGAAGGAACAAGGCAGGCCTTTGAGAAGCTTCAGTCAACGAAGCTCCCTTTCCTCAGGCCTCCTGACTATTATGCCGAGATGGTGAAATCAGATGCTCACATGGAGAAAGTAAGGGGTAGGTTTTTGGCAGAGAAGAGAAGTAGGGAGGAGGCTGACGAGAGAAGGAAGGCTCGGGAGGCGAAGAAACTTGCAAAAGAGGTTCAAGCCCAGAAGCTGAAAGAGAGAGCCAAACAGAAAAAAGAGGAGATAGAGAGTGTCAAGAAGTGGAGGAAGCAGAGGCAGCAGAGTGGGTTTGCTGGGGGCGATAAAGGCAGTGAGATGGATTTTGCCTTTGAAGATGGGAAAGCATTTGAGAGGTCTAGTAAAAAGAGGCCAGGGGCAGCTCCTGGAGATCGGTCCGGAGGGAAGGCCAGACAAGgtggaaaaggaaagaaaggttTGGAGACGAAACAAAAGAATAGGGAATTCAAGAACTCAAAGTTTGGACATGGTGGGAGGAAGGGCTTAAGAAAGCAGAACACAGCTGAAACCACAGATCATTTTAAAGCTTTTAATAAAGGTGGAGGCCcaggaaacaagaagagg
- the LOC119983568 gene encoding probable rRNA-processing protein EBP2 homolog isoform X1 — MVSLMRMPSKNSTLLDEDVMEDDEMEGEAYESETESEKEEEEEGDVKLMEPKKDSVYDRDGLGDKLQDIRWPENVGWIHKLSIDINQEQEVDVNDDLHREAAFYRQALEGTRQAFEKLQSTKLPFLRPPDYYAEMVKSDAHMEKVRGRFLAEKRSREEADERRKAREAKKLAKEVQAQKLKERAKQKKEEIESVKKWRKQRQQSGFAGGDKGSEMDFAFEDGKAFERSSKKRPGAAPGDRSGGKARQGGKGKKGLETKQKNREFKNSKFGHGGRKGLRKQNTAETTDHFKAFNKGGGPGNKKRKR, encoded by the coding sequence GAAGCGTATGAATCTGAGACTGAATCtgagaaagaggaagaagaagaaggagatgtgAAGTTAATGGAACCTAAGAAGGACTCTGTATACGACAGGGATGGTCTCGGCGATAAACTTCAAGATATTAGGTGGCCAGAAAATGTGGGATGGATACACAAGCTTTCGATTGATATTAATCAAGAGCAGGAGGTTGATGTCAATGATGACTTGCACCGAGAGGCTGCTTTCTATAGACAGGCTTTGGAAGGAACAAGGCAGGCCTTTGAGAAGCTTCAGTCAACGAAGCTCCCTTTCCTCAGGCCTCCTGACTATTATGCCGAGATGGTGAAATCAGATGCTCACATGGAGAAAGTAAGGGGTAGGTTTTTGGCAGAGAAGAGAAGTAGGGAGGAGGCTGACGAGAGAAGGAAGGCTCGGGAGGCGAAGAAACTTGCAAAAGAGGTTCAAGCCCAGAAGCTGAAAGAGAGAGCCAAACAGAAAAAAGAGGAGATAGAGAGTGTCAAGAAGTGGAGGAAGCAGAGGCAGCAGAGTGGGTTTGCTGGGGGCGATAAAGGCAGTGAGATGGATTTTGCCTTTGAAGATGGGAAAGCATTTGAGAGGTCTAGTAAAAAGAGGCCAGGGGCAGCTCCTGGAGATCGGTCCGGAGGGAAGGCCAGACAAGgtggaaaaggaaagaaaggttTGGAGACGAAACAAAAGAATAGGGAATTCAAGAACTCAAAGTTTGGACATGGTGGGAGGAAGGGCTTAAGAAAGCAGAACACAGCTGAAACCACAGATCATTTTAAAGCTTTTAATAAAGGTGGAGGCCcaggaaacaagaagagg